One Gossypium raimondii isolate GPD5lz chromosome 3, ASM2569854v1, whole genome shotgun sequence genomic window carries:
- the LOC105793897 gene encoding uncharacterized protein LOC105793897: MPSFPAIRIAAAISILILLRESTARELRPSDHGLGYQSQPTVGLNSSDTMSFFAATSNSSSSSTPSTMTFPKATNSNDTPWWGAGGNRRGSDHVRQVLLLGSLVCGVTGLALLAASALVYCIKIRSSPSTHSTNNTNNSNSLVSSISK, from the coding sequence ATGCCCTCTTTCCCCGCAATACGAATTGCTGCTGCCATCTCCATCCTCATCCTTCTCAGGGAATCAACGGCTAGGGAGCTACGCCCCTCCGATCACGGTTTGGGGTACCAAAGCCAGCCGACGGTGGGGCTGAACTCATCGGACACGATGTCCTTCTTCGCAGCAACATCCAATTCGTCCTCATCATCCACGCCGTCTACGATGACGTTTCCCAAGGCCACGAATTCCAACGACACCCCGTGGTGGGGTGCTGGAGGCAATCGGCGGGGAAGTGATCACGTGAGACAGGTTCTGCTGTTGGGGAGCTTGGTTTGTGGGGTCACGGGTCTGGCTTTGTTGGCTGCGTCTGCTTTggtttattgtattaaaattagatCATCCCCTTCCACACATTCTACTAATAACACCAACAATAGTAATAGTTTAGTCTCGAGTATTAGCAAGTGA